From a region of the Triticum aestivum cultivar Chinese Spring chromosome 7D, IWGSC CS RefSeq v2.1, whole genome shotgun sequence genome:
- the LOC123167480 gene encoding trimethylguanosine synthase isoform X1, which produces MAKARATPKVARRRASAVRPLPSGPHRFLRLVATIRKITRRRRRHRGLTAVSPSSPPPVPVSKRRQCATRPPAPSPPPPREAETPQEPKRPEEEEAHAADAAAVAVAGKYWAHRHSLFSLYDRGVRMDAEGWYSATPEAIAAAQAARAAPAGLVLDAFAGVGGNSIQFAARRVPAAPFRFRVARLLRSRTVNIVAGILCSCRGCYVVAVEIDPRKVELARHNARIYGVEDMIEFVVGDFFLLAPYLKADLVFLSPPWGGPAYNQTPVYTLDMLKPKDGHAVFQAAQKIAPNIIMFLPRNVDISQVEELSWLSSPPLDFESEESYVQHRFKGITAYFGDVAR; this is translated from the exons ATGGCAAAGGCGAGGGCCACGCCGAAGGTAGCTCGCCGGCGAGCCAGCGCCGTGAGGCCCCTGCCGAGCGGGCCCCATCGCTTCCTCCGCCTGGTCGCCACCATCCGAAAaatcacccgccgccgccgccgccacagggGCCTTACCGCAGTCTCCCCGTCCTCGCCGCCACCGGTCCCGGTCTCCAAGAGGCGGCAATGCGCGACCCGGCCTCCAGCcccgtctccgccgccgccccgcgaggCCGAGACGCCGCAGGAGCCGAAgcgcccggaggaggaggaggcgcatgcCGCTGATGCCGCCGCGGTGGCCGTTGCGGGCAAGTACTGGGCCCACCGGCACAGCCTCTTCTCCCTGTACGACCGCGGCGTGCGGATGGACGCCGAGGGCTGGTACTCCGCCACCCCGGAGGCCATCGCCGCCGCGCaggccgcccgcgccgcgcccgccGGCCTCGTCCTCGACGCCTTCGCCGGGGTCGGCGGCAACTCCATCCAGTTCGCCGCTAGGCGCGTGCCCGCCGCCCCTTTCCGTTTCCGGGTCGCTCGTCTGCTCCGCTCCCGCACTGTTAACATCGTCGCCGGCATCTTGTGCTCGTGCAGGGGCTGCTACGTGGTGGCGGTGGAGATCGATCCCCGGAAGGTGGAGCTGGCGAGGCACAATGCCAGGATCTATGGCGTGGAGGACATGATCGAGTTCGTCGTCGGCGATTTCTTCCTGCTCGCGCCTTACCTGAAG GCAGATTTGGTGTTCCTTTCACCACCATGGGGAGGGCCAGCATATAATCAAACACCAGTGTACACCCTCGATATGCTGAAGCCAAAGGACGG GCATGCAGTATTTCAAGCTGCTCAGAAAATAGCTCCTAATATCATCATGTTCTTGCCACGGAATGTGGACATAAGCCAAGTAGAGGAACTTTCGTGGTTGTCTTCTCCTCCCCTAGATTTTGAG AGTGAAGAGAGCTACGTACAGCACAGATTCAAAGGAATTACCGCTTACTTTGGAGATGTGGCACGATGA
- the LOC123167479 gene encoding G-type lectin S-receptor-like serine/threonine-protein kinase At1g11330: MDWSSLTCSASFLIILLLPLGASDDRLVPSKPLSPGTTVVSDGGDFALGFFSSSGSTPSNLYLGIWYSSIPELTVVWVANRGTPLTNGTSSAPTLTLTNASNLVLSDSDGGRVVWMTNVGAASSSSSTEAVLLNTGNLIIRSPNGTTLWQSFDHPTDTFLPGMKMQIRYRTRAGERLVSWKDAGDPSPGGFSYGCDPATSIQMFLWDGSRPVYRSTPWTGFRVKSEDEYLLTNTSAIIINLAFVNNDEESYTMFTVSDGAWHTRFVLTYSGKLQFQSWNSSSSTWVVFGQWPPHECNRYGYCGPNGYCDETVLPIPTCKCFDGFKPMSTEEWDNGEFWKGCQRKEALRCSDGFMPLSGMKPPDRFVIVGNTSLRECAAACGRNCSCMAYAYANLSSSIENRDLTRCLVWVGELVDTGRLGASTASDTLYLRLAGLDAATGKRTRSNAMKVVLPVLGGAALILMCISIAWLKFKGKDRNQEKHKKLPSDGSSDLDFPFIRFEEIALATHNFSETCMIGHGGFGKVYKGIVGGQEIAVKRLSRDSQQGTNEFRNEVILIAKLQHKNLVRLLGCCDKGDEKLLIYEYLPNKSLDATLFDDSRKHLLDWGTRLNIIKGIARGLLYLHEDSRLTIIHRDLKAGNVLLDAEMKPKIADFGMARIFGDNQENANTQRVVGTFGYMAPEYAMHGIISIKSDIYSFGVLLLEIVTGMKRSSTSHAMGFPSLIIYSWNMWKDGKAAELADSSIIDTCLLDEVLLCIHVALLCVQENPKDRPHMSSVVFTLENGSTTLPTPSRPAYFVGQSTELEQLRNNIQNSVNTLTLTGIEGR; encoded by the exons ATGGATTGGTCATCTCTCACCTGTTCCGCCTCCTTCCTAATCATTCTGCTCCTGCCGTTGGGTGCGTCTGATGACCGGCTTGTCCCCAGCAAGCCGCTCTCCCCTGGCACAACCGTCGTCTCGGATGGCGGTGACttcgccttgggcttcttctcctcATCCGGCTCGACGCCGTCCAACCTGTACCTTGGCATCTGGTACAGCAGCATCCCCGAGCTCACTGTGGTGTGGGTTGCCAACCGGGGAACCCCACTCACAAACGGTACCTCCTCTGCACCGACTCTCACCCTCACCAATGCCTCCAATCTTGTTCTCTCTGACAGTGATGGTGGTCGAGTTGTTTGGATGACCAACGTGGGCGCTGCCTCGAGCTCCTCTTCGACAGAGGCGGTGCTTCTGAACACCGGTAACCTCATCATTCGGTCACCCAACGGCACCACGTTGTGGCAGAGTTTCGACCACCCAACCGACACGTTCCTGCCCGGCATGAAGATGCAAATCAGGTATAGGACACGCGCCGGTGAGCGCCTGGTGTCCTGGAAAGACGCTGGAGACCCCTCGCCTGGGGGCTTCTCCTACGGCTGCGATCCGGCCACGTCCATCCAGATGTTCCTTTGGGACGGGTCACGCCCGGTGTACCGCAGCACCCCGTGGACCGGGTTCCGGGTGAAGAGCGAAGACGAGTACCTGTTGACAAACACCAGCGCTATCATCATAAACCTGGCTTTCGTCAACAACGATGAGGAGAGCTACACGATGTTTACCGTCTCTGATGGTGCCTGGCACACCAGGTTCGTGCTGACCTACTCCGGCAAGCTCCAGTTCCAAAGCTGGAACAGTAGCTCTTCCACGTGGGTAGTTTTTGGGCAGTGGCCACCCCATGAATGCAACCGCTACGGCTACTGTGGCCCGAATGGCTATTGCGATGAGACGGTGTTGCCTATTCCGACGTGCAAGTGCTTTGACGGTTTCAAGCCGATGAGCACGGAGGAGTGGGACAATGGCGAGTTCTGGAAAGGGTGCCAACGGAAAGAGGCGTTGCGTTGCAGCGATGGTTTCATGCCCTTGTCGGGGATGAAGCCACCGGATAGGTTCGTGATCGTCGGAAACACGTCGTTGAGGGAGTGCGCCGCGGCATGTGGTCGCAACTGCTCCTGCATGGCGTACGCATACGCCAACCTGAGCAGCAGCATTGAAAACAGAGACCTGACAAGGTGTTTGGTGTGGGTCGGGGAGTTGGTTGACACCGGGAGGCTAGGCGCAAGCACCGCCAGCGACACACTCTATCTACGGCTTGCAGGCTTAGATGCAGCAACTG GTAAAAGGACAAGGAGCAATGCCATGAAAGTTGTGTTGCCGGTTTTAGGAGGTGCTGCTCTGATACTCATGTGCATTTCCATTGCATGGTTGAAATTCAAAG GCAAGGACAGAAACCAGGAAAAACACAAGAAGTTGCCATCGGATGGTTCAAGTGATCTTGACTTTCCATTTATAAGATTTGAGGAAATTGCCCTAGCAACACACAATTTCTCCGAAACATGTATGATTGGACATGGAGGCTTTGGCAAAGTTTATAAG GGAATTGTAGGTGGTCAAGAAATTGCTGTCAAAAGGCTAAGTAGGGATTCTCAACAAGGAACAAATGAATTCAGGAATGAAGTAATTCTTATTGCCAAATTGCAACACAAAAATTTGGTTCGACTTCTTGGATGTTGTGACAAGGGAGATGAAAAGTTATTGATCTATGAGTATTTGCCCAATAAAAGCTTAGATGCCACCCTTTTTG ATGATTCAAGAAAACATTTGCTGGATTGGGGGACACGGTTAAATATAATTAAAGGTATCGCAAGGGGGCTTCTTTATCTTCATGAAGATTCAAGACTGACCATAATTCACAGAGATCTCAAAGCAGGGAACGTTTTGCTAGATGCAGAGATGAAACCTAAAATAGCAGATTTTGGTATGGCAAGGATCTTCGGTGATAACCAGGAAAATGCGAACACCCAACGCGTCGTCGGAACATT TGGCTACATGGCCCCTGAGTATGCAATGCACGGCATCATCTCTATCAAATCCGACATCTACAGTTTTGGCGTGTTACTACTGGAGATTGTAACTGGTATGAAGAGAAGCTCCACTAGTCACGCCATGGGCTTTCCAAGCCTCATAATCTAC TCGTGGAATATGTGGAAAGATGGGAAGGCAGCAGAATTGGCTGACTCATCTATTATAGATACATGCCTACTAGATGAGGTGTTGCTTTGCATTCATGTAGCACTCTTGTGTGTCCAAGAAAACCCAAAAGACAGACCACACATGTCATCGGTTGTGTTCACCCTAGAGAATGGAAGCACTACACTCCCAACTCCCAGTCGGCCTGCATACTTTGTGGGACAGAGCACTGAGTTGGAGCAACTCAGAAACAATATTCAGAATTCCGTGAATACTTTAACTCTTACTGGTATAGAGGGTCGATGA
- the LOC123167480 gene encoding trimethylguanosine synthase isoform X2 — protein MAKARATPKVARRRASAVRPLPSGPHRFLRLVATIRKITRRRRRHRGLTAVSPSSPPPVPVSKRRQCATRPPAPSPPPPREAETPQEPKRPEEEEAHAADAAAVAVAGKYWAHRHSLFSLYDRGVRMDAEGWYSATPEAIAAAQAARAAPAGLVLDAFAGVGGNSIQFAARGCYVVAVEIDPRKVELARHNARIYGVEDMIEFVVGDFFLLAPYLKADLVFLSPPWGGPAYNQTPVYTLDMLKPKDGHAVFQAAQKIAPNIIMFLPRNVDISQVEELSWLSSPPLDFESEESYVQHRFKGITAYFGDVAR, from the exons ATGGCAAAGGCGAGGGCCACGCCGAAGGTAGCTCGCCGGCGAGCCAGCGCCGTGAGGCCCCTGCCGAGCGGGCCCCATCGCTTCCTCCGCCTGGTCGCCACCATCCGAAAaatcacccgccgccgccgccgccacagggGCCTTACCGCAGTCTCCCCGTCCTCGCCGCCACCGGTCCCGGTCTCCAAGAGGCGGCAATGCGCGACCCGGCCTCCAGCcccgtctccgccgccgccccgcgaggCCGAGACGCCGCAGGAGCCGAAgcgcccggaggaggaggaggcgcatgcCGCTGATGCCGCCGCGGTGGCCGTTGCGGGCAAGTACTGGGCCCACCGGCACAGCCTCTTCTCCCTGTACGACCGCGGCGTGCGGATGGACGCCGAGGGCTGGTACTCCGCCACCCCGGAGGCCATCGCCGCCGCGCaggccgcccgcgccgcgcccgccGGCCTCGTCCTCGACGCCTTCGCCGGGGTCGGCGGCAACTCCATCCAGTTCGCCGCTAG GGGCTGCTACGTGGTGGCGGTGGAGATCGATCCCCGGAAGGTGGAGCTGGCGAGGCACAATGCCAGGATCTATGGCGTGGAGGACATGATCGAGTTCGTCGTCGGCGATTTCTTCCTGCTCGCGCCTTACCTGAAG GCAGATTTGGTGTTCCTTTCACCACCATGGGGAGGGCCAGCATATAATCAAACACCAGTGTACACCCTCGATATGCTGAAGCCAAAGGACGG GCATGCAGTATTTCAAGCTGCTCAGAAAATAGCTCCTAATATCATCATGTTCTTGCCACGGAATGTGGACATAAGCCAAGTAGAGGAACTTTCGTGGTTGTCTTCTCCTCCCCTAGATTTTGAG AGTGAAGAGAGCTACGTACAGCACAGATTCAAAGGAATTACCGCTTACTTTGGAGATGTGGCACGATGA
- the LOC123167481 gene encoding G-type lectin S-receptor-like serine/threonine-protein kinase At1g11300, producing MLLVWPRSLVRPPESHFVPVLQFFWQHRRMDWSALTCSIAVLIILFLPLCASDDRLVSSKPLSPGTTIVSDGGDFAFGFFPSSGSTPSNLYLGIWYNGISELTVPWVANRETPVRNTTTSSAPTLSLTNTSNLVLSDGDGSRVVWTTGVAAASSSYSSEAVLLKTGNLIIRSSNGTTVWQSFDHPTDTFLPGMKMRIRYRTRAGGRLVSWKGSGDPSPGSFSYGCDPATIIQMFLWEGSHPVYRTAPWTGYQVKNEYQYLMTNSSAIMIYLSVVNNDEETYAIFSVSDVTWRTRLVLTYSGMLQFQGWNNSSSAWVIFGQWPHYGCNRYGNCGPYGYCDETVLPIPTCKCLDGFEPTSTEEWNKGKFSKGCRRKEALRCSDGFLALPGMKPPDKFVFVGDTSLEECAASCRRNCSCVAYAYANLSSGMASGGMPRCLLWVGELVDTGKLHADPVSDTLYLRLAGLDAVAGKRRRSTAVKIVLPVLGSSVLILMCISLAWLKSKGKNRAQGKHKKELLDVSSDLEFPFVRFEEIALATHNFSETCMIGRGGFGKVYKGTLGDQEIAVKRLNKDSQQGTNEFRNEVILIAKLQHRNLVRLLGCCDEGDEKLLIYEYLSNSSLDATLFDDSRKFLLDWGTRLNIIKGVARGLLYLHQDSRPTIIHRDLKAGNVLLDAQMKPKIADFGMARIFGDNQENANTQRVVGTYGYMAPEYAMEGVISTKSDIYSFGVLLLEIVTGMKRSSSSHTTGFPSLIAYSWNMWKEGKAEELADPSIMDTCLPDEVLLCIHVGLLCVQENPKDRPHMSSVVLALENGSTTLPAPNRPAYFAGWSTELEQLRNSIQNSVNSLTLTGIEGR from the exons ATGTTGCTTGTCTGGCCAAGGAGTCTTGTAAGACCACCAGAATCACATTTCGTGCCTGTACTGCAATTCTTCTGGCAGCATCGTCGAATGGATTGGTCAGCTCTCACCTGCTCCATCGCCGTCCTGATCATTCTGTTCCTGCCGCTGTGCGCGTCCGACGACAGGCTTGTCTCCAGCAAGCCACTCTCCCCCGGCACCACCATCGTCTCGGATGGCGGTGACTTTGCATTTGGCTTCTTCCCCTCTTCTGGCTCAACGCCGTCCAACCTGTACCTCGGCATCTGGTACAACGGCATCTCCGAGCTTACCGTGCCGTGGGTCGCTAACCGGGAAACCCCGGTCAGGAACACTACTACCTCCTCCGCGCCCACGCTCTCCCTCACCAACACCTCCAATCTTGTTCTCTCTGATGGTGATGGCAGTCGTGTTGTTTGGACGACTGGCGTGGCCGCTGCCTCGAGCTCCTATTCATCAGAGGCGGTGCTTTtgaagaccggtaacctcatcatCCGGTCATCCAACGGCACCACGGTATGGCAGAGCTTCGACCACCCAACTGACACGTTCCTACCTGGCATGAAGATGCGGATCAGGTACAGGACACGTGCGGGTGGGCGCCTGGTATCCTGGAAAGGCTCTGGAGACCCCTCACCAGGGAGCTTCTCCTACGGCTGCGACCCAGCCACCATTATCCAGATGTTCCTCTGGGAGGGGTCACACCCGGTATACCGCACCGCCCCATGGACGGGGTACCAGGTGAAGAATGAGTACCAATACCTGATGACCAACAGCAGCGCCATCATGATATACCTCAGTGTCGTCAATAATGATGAGGAGACCTACGCAATATTTAGCGTCTCGGACGTTACCTGGCGGACCAGGCTCGTGTTGACCTACTCCGGCATGCTCCAGTTCCAGGGCTGGAACAACAGCTCCTCTGCGTGGGTAATCTTTGGGCAGTGGCCACACTACGGATGCAACCGCTACGGCAACTGCGGCCCTTATGGTTACTGTGACGAGACAGTGTTGCCCATCCCGACATGCAAGTGCCTCGATGGTTTTGAGCCGACGAGCACAGAGGAGTGGAACAAGGGCAAGTTCTCAAAGGGGTGTCGACGGAAAGAGGCACTGCGTTGCAGTGATGGTTTCTTGGCCTTGCCGGGGATGAAGCCACCGGACAAGTTTGTGTTCGTTGGAGACACGTCGTTGGAGGAGTGTGCGGCGTCATGCCGCCGCAACTGCTCATGCGTGGCGTACGCGTATGCCAACCTGAGCAGTGGCATGGCCAGCGGAGGTATGCCAAGGTGCTTGTTGTGGGTCGGTGAGTTGGTTGACACCGGGAAGTTACACGCAGACCCTGTGAGCGACACGCTCTATCTGCGGCTTGCAGGCTTGGATGCAGTAGCTG GTAAAAGGAGAAGGAGCACTGCAGTGAAGATTGTACTGCCAGTTTTAGGAAGTAGTGTCCTGATACTCATGTGTATTTCCCTTGCATGGTTGAAATCCAAAG GCAAGAACAGGGCCCAGGGAAAGCACAAGAAGGAGCTATTGGATGTTTCAAGTGATCTTGAATTCCCATTTGTAAGATTTGAGGAGATTGCCCTAGCAACACATAATTTCTCTGAAACATGTATGATTGGACGGGGTGGCTTTGGCAAAGTTTACAAG GGAACACTAGGCGATCAGGAAATTGCTGTCAAACGGCTAAATAAGGATTCTCAACAAGGAACAAATGAATTCAGAAATGAAGTAATACTTATTGCCAAACTTCAACACAGAAATTTGGTTCGACTTCTTGGATGTTGCGACGAGGGTGATGAAAAGTTGTTGATTTATGAGTATTTGTCTAATAGTAGCTTAGATGCCACCCTTTTCG ATGATTCAAGGAAATTCTTGCTGGATTGGGGAACACGTTTAAATATAATCAAAGGTGTCGCCAGGGGGCTTCTTTATCTCCACCAAGATTCAAGGCCGACCATAATTCACAGAGATCTCAAAGCCGGAAATGTTTTGCTAGATGCACAGATGAAGCCCAAGATAGCAGATTTTGGTATGGCGAGGATCTTCGGGGATAACCAGGAAAACGCAAACACCCAACGTGTCGTCGGAACATA CGGCTACATGGCTCCTGAGTACGCAATGGAAGGTGTCATCTCTACCAAGTCCGACATCTATAGTTTTGGCGTGTTGCTATTGGAGATTGTAACCGGTATGAAGAGAAGCTCCAGTAGTCACACCACGGGCTTCCCTAGCCTCATAGCTTAC TCATGGAATATGTGGAAGGAGGGTAAGGCAGAGGAGTTGGCCGACCCATCTATCATGGACACATGCTTACCAGATGAGGTGTTGCTTTGCATTCATGTAGGCCTCTTGTGTGTCCAAGAAAACCCAAAAGACAGACCGCACATGTCATCAGTCGTGTTGGCGCTAGAGAATGGGAGCACCACACTGCCAGCTCCCAATCGGCCTGCATACTTTGCAGGATGGAGCACTGAACTGGAGCAGCTCAGAAACAGTATTCAGAATTCTGTGAATAGCTTAACTCTTACTGGTATAGAGGGTCGAT
- the LOC123167478 gene encoding origin of replication complex subunit 1, with amino-acid sequence MDLSATPTKSKSKSKPGPSPSKAAAAAAAQMDFSTPSKPAPTPTPRRKSKPVPYAPPASPATPSAVRRSRRLLDTPTKDLSEAALFETPAKPKPAPAPTLKRKRAAPSPSPKTPARAEPKRKRQRRAPAKRAFYRKVVYDGGEFAAGDDVYVKRLEGAESDAEDPEEPEDCRVCFRAGGGVMVECDACLGGFHLRCVRPPLRRVPEGDWACPYCEAEREGRAMDRPKPPVGKKIKRTAKEKLLDSDLWAARIESLRREPDGAFWAKVRWYTIPEETAAGRQPHNLRRELYRTNALGDIEMESIVRHCFVMSPKEYRDATNDGDDVFYCEYEYDVHWHNFKRLADIDDEPETKEDPSDEPYNAANDYNSDTNEDSEYDEEDEPAARCSARKNQSNEKILAANSWKGRIYGLQKIGIRKIPEHVRCHQKTALEKAKATLLLATLPKSLPCRDKEMEEISTFVKDAICNDHCLGRCLYIHGVPGTGKTMSVLAVMRRLRSEFDSGALRPYCFIEINGLKLASPENIYKVIYEQLSGHRVGWKKALHYLTEHFSDGKKIGKQANQPIVLLIDELDLLLTRNQSVLYNILDWPTKPNSNLVIIGIANTMDLPEKLLPRISSRMGIQRLCFGPYNYRQLQEIITSRLKGINAFEDQAIEFASRKVAAMSGDARRALEICRRAAEFADYRVKQFQQVEQTSSSANSGNGFVCMGDIEDAIQEVFQAPHIQVMKNCPKFGKVILAAMVHELYRSGLGEVLFDKLAATVFSWCHVNRELLPGYDTLLKICCKLGESKIVLCEEGTKHKLQKLQLNYPSDDVTFALKESPDLPWLSKYL; translated from the exons ATGGATCTCTCCGCCACccccaccaaatccaaatccaaatcCAAGCCCGGACCCTCCCCGtccaaggccgccgccgccgccgccgcccagatggACTTCTCCACCCCGTCCAAGCCGGCGCCCACGCCCACGCCCAGGCGCAAGTCCAAGCCCGTGCCCTACGCGCCGCCCGCGTCCCCGGCGACGCCCTCCGCCGTCCGCAGGTCGCGCCGCCTCCTCGACACCCCCACCAAGGACCTCTCCGAGGCTGCCCTCTTCGAGACGCCCGCCAAGCCCAagcccgcgcccgcgcccaccCTCAAGCGGAAGCGGgcggcgccgtcgccgtcgcccaagACCCCGGCCCGGGCCGAGCCCAAGCGCAAGCGGCAGCGGCGGGCGCCGGCGAAGCGGGCCTTCTACCGCAAGGTGGTGTACGACGGCGGGGAGTTCGCCGCCGGGGACGACGTGTACGTCAAGCGGCTGGAGGGGGCCGAGTCGGACGCCGAGGACCCGGAGGAGCCGGAGGACTGCCGCGTCTGCTTCCGCGCCGGCGGCGGGGTCATGGTGGAGTGCGACGCCTGCCTCGGCGGCTTCCACCTGCGCTGCGTGCGCCCGCCGCTGCGCCGCGTGCCCGAGGGGGACTGGGCGTGCCCCTACTGCGAGGCCGAGCGCGAGGGGAGGGCGATGGACAGGCCCAAGCCGCCCGTCGGGAAGAAGATCAAGAGGACTGCCAAAGAGAAGCTTCTCGACAGCGATTTATGGGCTGCACGCATTGAGAG TTTACGGAGGGAACCAGATGGAGCATTCTGGGCAAAGGTGAGGTGGTACACTATTCCTGAAGAGACCGCAGCAGGAAGGCAGCCACATAATTTGCGGAGAGAGCTATATCGTACCAATGCTCTTGGAGACATTGAG ATGGAAAGTATCGTTAGACATTGTTTTGTCATGAGCCCCAAAGAGTATAGGGATGCCACTAATGACGGAGATGATGTATTTTATTGCGAATACGAGTATGATGTACATTGGCATAATTTTAAGCGTCTGGCAGATATTGATGATGAACCTGAG ACAAAAGAAGATCCCAGTGACGAGCCTTACAATGCTGCTAATGATTATAACAGTGATACCAATGAAGATTCAGAATACgatgaggaggatgaaccggctgcACGTTGCTCAGCCAGAAAGAACCAATCTAATGAGAAAATTTTGGCTGCT AATTCATGGAAAGGGAGGATATATGGCCTGCAAAAGATTGGGATCCGAAAAATACCTGAGCATGTTCGGTGTCATCAAAAGACTGCTCTGGAGAAGGCGAAGGCTACCCTGTTATTGGCTACTCTTCCCAAGTCATTGCCTTGCAGGGATAA AGAAATGGAGGAGATCTCTACATTTGTGAAGGATGCAATTTGCAATGACCATTGTCTAGGACGCTGCCTTTATATTCATGGTGTGCCTGGTACTGGCAAG ACTATGAGTGTACTTGCAGTCATGAGGAGGTTGAGATCTGAATTTGATTCTGGAGCTCTGAGGCCCTATTGTTTTATAGAAATCAATGGTCTCAAATTAGCTTCTCCAGAGAATATCTACAAG GTTATATATGAACAGTTGAGTGGGCATAGGGTGGGATGGAAAAAAGCTCTCCATTATTTGACAGAGCACTTTTCAGATGGCAAGAAGATTGGAAAGCAAGCAAACCAGCCAATTGTTTTGCTCAtcgacgagcttgatcttcttttGACAAGAAATCAGTCG GTGCTGTATAACATTCTTGATTGGCCCACCAAGCCAAATTCAAACCTAGTTATTATAG GTATAGCAAACACAATGGATCTTCCAGAAAAACTATTGCCTCGTATCTCAAGTAGGATGGGTATTCAACGGCTGTGTTTTGGCCCCTATAATTATCGGCAACTGCAGGAAATCATAACAAGCCGTCTTAAGGGTATCAATGCCTTTGAAGATCAAGCTATTGAGTTTGCTTCTAGAAAG GTAGCTGCTATGTCCGGTGATGCTAGGCGGGCCTTAGAAATTTGTAGACGCGCAGCAGAGTTTGCAGACTACCGTGTTAAACAATTTCAACAGGTTGAACAGACTTCCTCTTCTGCAAATTCAG GAAATGGTTTTGTTTGCATGGGTGACATAGAAGACGCTATTCAAGAAGTCTTTCAGGCACCACATATTCAA GTAATGAAGAATTGCCCAAAATTTGGAAAAGTTATACTGGCTGCTATGGTCCACGAATTATACAGAAGTGGCCTAGGTGAAGTATTGTTTGATAAG CTGGCAGCGACTGTTTTCTCTTGGTGCCACGTCAACAGAGAACTATTGCCCGGATACGATACTCTCCTGAAAATCTG TTGCAAGCTTGGTGAGAGCAAGATCGTTCTCTGCGAGGAAGGCACCAAGCATAAGTTGCAGAAGCTGCAGCTCAACTACCCAAG CGATGATGTGACCTTTGCACTCAAGGAGTCCCCAGATCTTCCTTGGCTGTCCAAGTACCTCTAA